The Methylomarinum vadi genome has a window encoding:
- the amoC gene encoding bacterial ammonia monooxygenase, subunit AmoC, whose amino-acid sequence MAATTESVKADAAEAPLLNKRNLTFGVLLYLVFYSFIRWYEGVYGWSAGLDSFAPEFETYWMNMLYIELVLEVVISAALWGYIWKTRDRKVMSITPREELRRHFTHWIWLVCYGWAIYWGASYFTEQDGTWHQTIVRDTDFTPSHIIEFYLSYPIYIITGVAAFLYAKTRLPTYHEGLHLMYMVAVIGPFMILPNVGLNEWGHTFWFMEELFVAPLHYGFVFFGWAALAIMGVVNTEVMAITKLLKKDLA is encoded by the coding sequence TTAAGGCTGATGCTGCGGAAGCACCGCTTTTAAATAAAAGAAACCTGACATTCGGTGTTTTGTTATACCTGGTGTTCTATTCGTTCATTCGTTGGTACGAAGGTGTATACGGTTGGTCCGCTGGTTTGGACTCATTCGCACCTGAGTTCGAAACTTACTGGATGAATATGTTGTACATCGAGTTGGTGCTCGAAGTTGTTATTTCAGCTGCTCTGTGGGGCTATATCTGGAAAACACGTGATCGTAAAGTTATGTCAATCACTCCTCGTGAAGAGTTGAGAAGACATTTCACTCACTGGATCTGGCTGGTATGCTACGGTTGGGCTATCTACTGGGGCGCTAGCTACTTCACTGAGCAAGACGGTACTTGGCACCAAACAATCGTTCGTGATACTGACTTCACTCCAAGTCACATCATCGAATTCTATCTGTCATACCCAATCTACATCATCACTGGTGTAGCTGCGTTCTTGTATGCTAAAACCAGACTGCCTACTTACCATGAAGGTCTGCACCTGATGTACATGGTAGCGGTAATTGGTCCTTTCATGATTCTGCCAAACGTTGGTTTGAATGAGTGGGGTCACACTTTCTGGTTTATGGAAGAGCTGTTCGTTGCTCCATTGCACTACGGTTTCGTATTCTTTGGATGGGCTGCTCTGGCTATTATGGGTGTGGTTAACACTGAAGTAATGGCAATCACAAAATTACTGAAAAAAGATCTGGCTTAA